From Thermus albus, one genomic window encodes:
- a CDS encoding V-type ATP synthase subunit B, with product MDLLKKEYTGITYISGPLLFVENAKDLAYGAIVDIKDGTGRVRGGQVIEVSEEYAVIQVFEETTGLDLATTSVSLVEDVARLGVSKEMLGRRFNGIGKPIDGLPPITPEKRLPIVGLPLNPVARRKPEEFIQTGISTIDVMNTLVRGQKLPIFSGSGLPANEIAAQIARQATVRPDLSGEEAKEEPFAVVFAAMGITQRELSYFIQEFERTGALSRSVLFLNKADDPTIERILTPRMALTVAEYLAFEHDYHVLVILTDMTNYCEALREIGASREEIPGRRGYPGYMYTDLATIYERAGVVVGKKGSVTQIPILSMPDDDRTHPIPDLTGYITEGQIQLSRELHRKGVYPPIDPLPSLSRLMNNGVGKGKTREDHKQVSDQLYSAYANGVDIRKLVAIIGEDALTENDRRYLQFADAFEKHFINQGQQNRSIEESLQIAWALLSMLPQGELKRISRDHIGKYYGQKLEEIWGAPQALD from the coding sequence ATGGATCTTCTTAAGAAGGAATACACGGGCATCACCTATATCTCGGGGCCGCTCCTCTTCGTGGAAAACGCCAAGGACCTGGCCTATGGCGCCATCGTGGACATCAAGGACGGCACGGGCCGGGTGCGCGGCGGTCAGGTGATCGAGGTTTCCGAGGAGTACGCGGTCATCCAGGTGTTTGAGGAGACCACGGGTCTGGACCTGGCCACCACCAGCGTGAGCCTGGTGGAGGACGTGGCCCGGCTTGGGGTTTCCAAGGAGATGCTGGGCCGGCGCTTCAACGGGATTGGCAAGCCCATTGACGGCCTTCCCCCCATTACCCCGGAAAAGCGGCTGCCCATCGTGGGCCTGCCCCTGAACCCCGTGGCCCGCAGGAAGCCCGAGGAGTTCATCCAGACGGGTATCTCCACCATTGATGTGATGAACACCCTGGTGCGGGGGCAAAAGCTTCCCATCTTCTCGGGCTCGGGCCTTCCCGCCAACGAGATCGCCGCCCAGATTGCCCGCCAGGCCACGGTGCGCCCCGACCTCTCGGGGGAGGAGGCCAAGGAGGAGCCCTTCGCCGTGGTCTTCGCCGCCATGGGCATCACCCAGCGGGAGCTTTCCTACTTCATCCAGGAGTTTGAGCGCACCGGGGCCTTAAGCCGCTCCGTCCTCTTCCTCAACAAGGCGGACGACCCCACCATTGAGCGCATCCTCACCCCCCGTATGGCCCTCACCGTGGCCGAGTACCTGGCCTTTGAGCACGACTACCACGTGCTGGTCATCCTCACGGACATGACCAACTACTGCGAGGCCTTGCGGGAGATTGGGGCCAGCCGCGAGGAGATCCCAGGGCGGCGGGGCTACCCCGGCTACATGTACACCGACCTGGCCACCATCTACGAGCGGGCCGGGGTGGTGGTGGGGAAGAAGGGGTCCGTCACCCAGATCCCCATCCTCTCCATGCCCGACGACGATCGTACCCACCCCATCCCCGACCTCACGGGCTACATCACCGAGGGGCAGATCCAGCTTTCCCGGGAGCTGCACCGTAAGGGCGTTTATCCCCCCATCGACCCCCTGCCCTCCCTTTCCCGGCTCATGAACAACGGCGTGGGCAAGGGCAAGACCCGGGAGGACCACAAGCAGGTTTCCGACCAGCTTTACTCCGCCTACGCCAACGGGGTGGACATCCGCAAGCTGGTGGCCATCATCGGCGAGGATGCCCTCACGGAGAACGACCGGCGCTACCTGCAGTTCGCCGATGCCTTTGAGAAGCACTTCATCAACCAGGGGCAGCAGAACCGCTCCATTGAGGAGAGCTTGCAGATCGCTTGGGCCCTGCTTTCCATGCTGCCCCAAGGGGAACTCAAGCGGATTTCCCGCGACCACATCGGCAAGTACTACGGGCAGAAGCTGGAGGAGATCTGGGGCGCTCCCCAGGCCCTGGACTAA